From Strix uralensis isolate ZFMK-TIS-50842 chromosome 1, bStrUra1, whole genome shotgun sequence, a single genomic window includes:
- the ZNF438 gene encoding zinc finger protein 438 isoform X4, with the protein MQNPLTFSADKHKSPSDIIRSFQKKSQFRTIAPKMVPKILTSGVVSCLQSSLPEQNTPISASVSKPLVVPTQNYAVMQVAGHEGTFSLLALPYVAPALMQQVQQSNVAPSENLKLPIPRYQSVRKKLLSDKKPAQISVLDAHSKIPTKASISSQTSPVTALTEDCPETHSSSDSTEQAMLTDRDSAEITVATLVNKSNCVESGSPLVNKTEIANGNVSGRSVVKDSLSKPASTINPMKLSLRSVKTASETTRESFITPEKLKEKSTNSANSVAVLSPAVFGSTVQTTPSAPKGKLPILPYSRIKNSVFCKSKQNTNVTDVSGPSLRSECEKIPALAKTFHVPTKAYDKRLAVSFTQIPKQAIRENTFSPSGKVDVDSLKKLNSAASKRRGRKRRAPDDLLAFQTKRRKCIMNKFREGRERAKVDLQPPEDKKAEAVKKYRSIRPKPVVVVQAFAPLTSAAIVETPSTDHLDQDIFLNSSLPNKYLSYKHSDATSVKSSDLSRNACSVVPKPLHKCHVCNHIFQFKHHLQDHMNTHTNKRPYSCRICRKAYIHSGSLSTHMKLHHNEGKPKKLVCCEFCAKVFGHAKVYFGHLREVHRVVISTEPSTSEQQLQDALKKRDTNIKEAEEATERGNKCNFEDLFHNPGEVKLQIKCGRCQFIAQSFGEMKFHLLCSHGEEIQGRVKEGVLQGNRGAKGELIKHATHFWKQRNERRHLAKCSTHEEEFYTFPKLKRQIYFHHQNNVGMLSKSELTQSGSGEAAKEMQNVGFGTPSKKIEIWSKVGYNCILCKQLFGRKEDLCNHWQGHHNCEDPSTLWTIFSLLSKQGIIELSNNGEY; encoded by the exons ATAAGCACAAATCCCCTTCGGATATAATACgaagttttcagaagaaaagtcagTTTAGGACCATTGCTCCAAAAATGGTACCAAAAATTTTAACATCTGGAGTGGTTTCTTGTCTTCAGTCATCTTTGCCTGAGCAAAATACACCGATTTCAGCCTCAGTTTCTAAACCTCTGGTGGTACCAACTCAAAACTATGCTGTCATGCAGGTCGCTGGTCATGAGGGGACTTTTTCTCTGTTGGCCTTGCCGTATGTTGCCCCTGCCCTAATGCAGCAAGTCCAGCAGTCAAATGTGGCCCCTTCTGAAAACCTAAAGCTGCCTATTCCTAGGTACcaatctgtaagaaaaaaactgCTAAGTGACAAAAAACCAGCACAAATCTCTGTTTTGGATGCACATAGCAAGATTCCTACCAAAGCATCCATCTCATCACAGACTTCCCCCGTGACTGCTTTAACTGAAGACTGTCCTGAAACTCATTCTAGTTCAGATTCAACTGAACAAGCGATGCTAACAGACCGTGACTCAGCTGAAATTACAGTTGCCACATTAGTAAATAAAAGCAATTGTGTGGAATCTGGATCTCCTTTAGTGAACAAAACCGAAATTGCTAACGGTAATGTTTCTGGACGATCCGTAGTTAAAGACTCTTTATCCAAGCCGGCAAGTACAATTAATCCCATGAAACTGAGTCTACGCTCTGTGAAGACAGCATCTGAAACCACAAGAGAGTCATTCATAACGCCTGAGAAACTAAAGGAAAAATCCACAAATTCTGCAAATTCTGTTGCTGTCTTGTCACCAGCAGTTTTTGGCAGTACAGTACAGACGACTCCATCAGCACCAAAAGGAAAACTTCCTATTTTGCCTTACTCAAGGATTAAAAATTCAGTGTTCTGTAAATCTAAGCAGAATACTAATGTTACAGATGTATCTGGTCCTTCACTAAGATCTGAATGTGAAAAGATACCAGCTTTGGCGAAAACCTTTCATGTTCCTACTAAAGCATATGATAAGCGATTAGCTGTATCATTTACACAAATCCCCAAACAAGCCATTCGAGAAAATACCTTCTCTCCATCCGGTAAAGTGGATGTCGACAGTCTTAAAAAATTGAACAGTGCAGCCTCTAAAAGAAGAGGCAGGAAAAGAAGAGCCCCAGATGATTTATTGGCTTTTCAGACCAAGCGAAGGAAATGTATCATGAATAAGttcagagaagggagagaaagggcAAAAGTTGATCTTCAGCCACCTGAAGACAAAAAAGCAGAGGCAGTGAAAAAATACCGTAGTATCAGACCAAAACCAGTGGTAGTTGTGCAGGCTTTTGCACCACTGACTTCTGCAGCAATAGTAGAGACACCGTCTACTGACCATTTAGaccaagatatttttttaaatagttcacTTCCCAATAAATATTTAAGTTACAAGCATAGTGATGCTACATCAGTGAAATCAAGTGATTTAAGTAGAAATGCATGTTCAGTGGTACCTAAGCCATTGCATAAATGTCATGTTTGTAACCATATCTTCCAATTTAAACACCATCTTCAGGACCATATGAACACACATACCAACAAACGGCCTTACAGTTGTCGAATTTGCCGGAAAGCATATATTCATTCTGGAAGCCTGAGCACGCATATGAAACTTCATCACAATGAAGGCAAACCCAAAAAGCTTGTGTGCTGTGAATTCTGTGCTAAAGTTTTTGGCCATGCAAAGGTGTATTTTGGCCACCTCAGAGAAGTTCATAGGGTTGTTATCAGCACAGAGCCCTCTACTAGTGAGCAACAGCTGCAAGATGCTTTAAAGAAGAGAGACACAAATataaaagaggcagaagaagCAACAGAGAG gGGAAATAAGTGCAATTTTGAGGACCTATTCCATAACCCAGGAGAAGTGAAATTACAGATCAAATGTGGTCGATGCCAGTTTATTGCACAGTCTTTTGGTGAAATGAAGTTTCACTTACTGTGCTCTCATGGAGAAGAGATCCAGGGAAGAGTAAAGGAAGGGGTTTTGCAGGGAAATAGAGGAGCTAAGGGGGAACTGATCAAACATGCAACCCACTTCTGGAAACAGCGCAATGAGAGAAGACATTTAGCAAAATGCAGTACCCATGAAGAGGAGTTTTATacttttccaaaactgaaaagaCAGATATACTTTCACCATCAAAATAATGTTGGTATGTTATCTAAAAGTGAACTGACTCAGTCAGGAAGCGGTGAAGCAGCCAAGGAGATGCAAAATGTAGGTTTTGGTACACCAagcaaaaaaatagaaatttggtCTAAAGTGGGATATAACTGCATTTTATGCAAACAGTTATTTGGAAGAAAAGAGGACCTTTGTAATCATTGGCAGGGTCATCATAACTGTGAAGACCCTTCCACTTTATGGACAATTTTTAGTTTGTTATCAAAACAAGGAATTATTGAACTTTCTAATAATGGTGAATATTGA
- the ZNF438 gene encoding zinc finger protein 438 isoform X3: protein MLGQQKQETCAGKTVSTDKHKSPSDIIRSFQKKSQFRTIAPKMVPKILTSGVVSCLQSSLPEQNTPISASVSKPLVVPTQNYAVMQVAGHEGTFSLLALPYVAPALMQQVQQSNVAPSENLKLPIPRYQSVRKKLLSDKKPAQISVLDAHSKIPTKASISSQTSPVTALTEDCPETHSSSDSTEQAMLTDRDSAEITVATLVNKSNCVESGSPLVNKTEIANGNVSGRSVVKDSLSKPASTINPMKLSLRSVKTASETTRESFITPEKLKEKSTNSANSVAVLSPAVFGSTVQTTPSAPKGKLPILPYSRIKNSVFCKSKQNTNVTDVSGPSLRSECEKIPALAKTFHVPTKAYDKRLAVSFTQIPKQAIRENTFSPSGKVDVDSLKKLNSAASKRRGRKRRAPDDLLAFQTKRRKCIMNKFREGRERAKVDLQPPEDKKAEAVKKYRSIRPKPVVVVQAFAPLTSAAIVETPSTDHLDQDIFLNSSLPNKYLSYKHSDATSVKSSDLSRNACSVVPKPLHKCHVCNHIFQFKHHLQDHMNTHTNKRPYSCRICRKAYIHSGSLSTHMKLHHNEGKPKKLVCCEFCAKVFGHAKVYFGHLREVHRVVISTEPSTSEQQLQDALKKRDTNIKEAEEATERGNKCNFEDLFHNPGEVKLQIKCGRCQFIAQSFGEMKFHLLCSHGEEIQGRVKEGVLQGNRGAKGELIKHATHFWKQRNERRHLAKCSTHEEEFYTFPKLKRQIYFHHQNNVGMLSKSELTQSGSGEAAKEMQNVGFGTPSKKIEIWSKVGYNCILCKQLFGRKEDLCNHWQGHHNCEDPSTLWTIFSLLSKQGIIELSNNGEY, encoded by the exons ATAAGCACAAATCCCCTTCGGATATAATACgaagttttcagaagaaaagtcagTTTAGGACCATTGCTCCAAAAATGGTACCAAAAATTTTAACATCTGGAGTGGTTTCTTGTCTTCAGTCATCTTTGCCTGAGCAAAATACACCGATTTCAGCCTCAGTTTCTAAACCTCTGGTGGTACCAACTCAAAACTATGCTGTCATGCAGGTCGCTGGTCATGAGGGGACTTTTTCTCTGTTGGCCTTGCCGTATGTTGCCCCTGCCCTAATGCAGCAAGTCCAGCAGTCAAATGTGGCCCCTTCTGAAAACCTAAAGCTGCCTATTCCTAGGTACcaatctgtaagaaaaaaactgCTAAGTGACAAAAAACCAGCACAAATCTCTGTTTTGGATGCACATAGCAAGATTCCTACCAAAGCATCCATCTCATCACAGACTTCCCCCGTGACTGCTTTAACTGAAGACTGTCCTGAAACTCATTCTAGTTCAGATTCAACTGAACAAGCGATGCTAACAGACCGTGACTCAGCTGAAATTACAGTTGCCACATTAGTAAATAAAAGCAATTGTGTGGAATCTGGATCTCCTTTAGTGAACAAAACCGAAATTGCTAACGGTAATGTTTCTGGACGATCCGTAGTTAAAGACTCTTTATCCAAGCCGGCAAGTACAATTAATCCCATGAAACTGAGTCTACGCTCTGTGAAGACAGCATCTGAAACCACAAGAGAGTCATTCATAACGCCTGAGAAACTAAAGGAAAAATCCACAAATTCTGCAAATTCTGTTGCTGTCTTGTCACCAGCAGTTTTTGGCAGTACAGTACAGACGACTCCATCAGCACCAAAAGGAAAACTTCCTATTTTGCCTTACTCAAGGATTAAAAATTCAGTGTTCTGTAAATCTAAGCAGAATACTAATGTTACAGATGTATCTGGTCCTTCACTAAGATCTGAATGTGAAAAGATACCAGCTTTGGCGAAAACCTTTCATGTTCCTACTAAAGCATATGATAAGCGATTAGCTGTATCATTTACACAAATCCCCAAACAAGCCATTCGAGAAAATACCTTCTCTCCATCCGGTAAAGTGGATGTCGACAGTCTTAAAAAATTGAACAGTGCAGCCTCTAAAAGAAGAGGCAGGAAAAGAAGAGCCCCAGATGATTTATTGGCTTTTCAGACCAAGCGAAGGAAATGTATCATGAATAAGttcagagaagggagagaaagggcAAAAGTTGATCTTCAGCCACCTGAAGACAAAAAAGCAGAGGCAGTGAAAAAATACCGTAGTATCAGACCAAAACCAGTGGTAGTTGTGCAGGCTTTTGCACCACTGACTTCTGCAGCAATAGTAGAGACACCGTCTACTGACCATTTAGaccaagatatttttttaaatagttcacTTCCCAATAAATATTTAAGTTACAAGCATAGTGATGCTACATCAGTGAAATCAAGTGATTTAAGTAGAAATGCATGTTCAGTGGTACCTAAGCCATTGCATAAATGTCATGTTTGTAACCATATCTTCCAATTTAAACACCATCTTCAGGACCATATGAACACACATACCAACAAACGGCCTTACAGTTGTCGAATTTGCCGGAAAGCATATATTCATTCTGGAAGCCTGAGCACGCATATGAAACTTCATCACAATGAAGGCAAACCCAAAAAGCTTGTGTGCTGTGAATTCTGTGCTAAAGTTTTTGGCCATGCAAAGGTGTATTTTGGCCACCTCAGAGAAGTTCATAGGGTTGTTATCAGCACAGAGCCCTCTACTAGTGAGCAACAGCTGCAAGATGCTTTAAAGAAGAGAGACACAAATataaaagaggcagaagaagCAACAGAGAG gGGAAATAAGTGCAATTTTGAGGACCTATTCCATAACCCAGGAGAAGTGAAATTACAGATCAAATGTGGTCGATGCCAGTTTATTGCACAGTCTTTTGGTGAAATGAAGTTTCACTTACTGTGCTCTCATGGAGAAGAGATCCAGGGAAGAGTAAAGGAAGGGGTTTTGCAGGGAAATAGAGGAGCTAAGGGGGAACTGATCAAACATGCAACCCACTTCTGGAAACAGCGCAATGAGAGAAGACATTTAGCAAAATGCAGTACCCATGAAGAGGAGTTTTATacttttccaaaactgaaaagaCAGATATACTTTCACCATCAAAATAATGTTGGTATGTTATCTAAAAGTGAACTGACTCAGTCAGGAAGCGGTGAAGCAGCCAAGGAGATGCAAAATGTAGGTTTTGGTACACCAagcaaaaaaatagaaatttggtCTAAAGTGGGATATAACTGCATTTTATGCAAACAGTTATTTGGAAGAAAAGAGGACCTTTGTAATCATTGGCAGGGTCATCATAACTGTGAAGACCCTTCCACTTTATGGACAATTTTTAGTTTGTTATCAAAACAAGGAATTATTGAACTTTCTAATAATGGTGAATATTGA
- the ZNF438 gene encoding zinc finger protein 438 isoform X6, whose product MVPKILTSGVVSCLQSSLPEQNTPISASVSKPLVVPTQNYAVMQVAGHEGTFSLLALPYVAPALMQQVQQSNVAPSENLKLPIPRYQSVRKKLLSDKKPAQISVLDAHSKIPTKASISSQTSPVTALTEDCPETHSSSDSTEQAMLTDRDSAEITVATLVNKSNCVESGSPLVNKTEIANGNVSGRSVVKDSLSKPASTINPMKLSLRSVKTASETTRESFITPEKLKEKSTNSANSVAVLSPAVFGSTVQTTPSAPKGKLPILPYSRIKNSVFCKSKQNTNVTDVSGPSLRSECEKIPALAKTFHVPTKAYDKRLAVSFTQIPKQAIRENTFSPSGKVDVDSLKKLNSAASKRRGRKRRAPDDLLAFQTKRRKCIMNKFREGRERAKVDLQPPEDKKAEAVKKYRSIRPKPVVVVQAFAPLTSAAIVETPSTDHLDQDIFLNSSLPNKYLSYKHSDATSVKSSDLSRNACSVVPKPLHKCHVCNHIFQFKHHLQDHMNTHTNKRPYSCRICRKAYIHSGSLSTHMKLHHNEGKPKKLVCCEFCAKVFGHAKVYFGHLREVHRVVISTEPSTSEQQLQDALKKRDTNIKEAEEATERGNKCNFEDLFHNPGEVKLQIKCGRCQFIAQSFGEMKFHLLCSHGEEIQGRVKEGVLQGNRGAKGELIKHATHFWKQRNERRHLAKCSTHEEEFYTFPKLKRQIYFHHQNNVGMLSKSELTQSGSGEAAKEMQNVGFGTPSKKIEIWSKVGYNCILCKQLFGRKEDLCNHWQGHHNCEDPSTLWTIFSLLSKQGIIELSNNGEY is encoded by the exons ATGGTACCAAAAATTTTAACATCTGGAGTGGTTTCTTGTCTTCAGTCATCTTTGCCTGAGCAAAATACACCGATTTCAGCCTCAGTTTCTAAACCTCTGGTGGTACCAACTCAAAACTATGCTGTCATGCAGGTCGCTGGTCATGAGGGGACTTTTTCTCTGTTGGCCTTGCCGTATGTTGCCCCTGCCCTAATGCAGCAAGTCCAGCAGTCAAATGTGGCCCCTTCTGAAAACCTAAAGCTGCCTATTCCTAGGTACcaatctgtaagaaaaaaactgCTAAGTGACAAAAAACCAGCACAAATCTCTGTTTTGGATGCACATAGCAAGATTCCTACCAAAGCATCCATCTCATCACAGACTTCCCCCGTGACTGCTTTAACTGAAGACTGTCCTGAAACTCATTCTAGTTCAGATTCAACTGAACAAGCGATGCTAACAGACCGTGACTCAGCTGAAATTACAGTTGCCACATTAGTAAATAAAAGCAATTGTGTGGAATCTGGATCTCCTTTAGTGAACAAAACCGAAATTGCTAACGGTAATGTTTCTGGACGATCCGTAGTTAAAGACTCTTTATCCAAGCCGGCAAGTACAATTAATCCCATGAAACTGAGTCTACGCTCTGTGAAGACAGCATCTGAAACCACAAGAGAGTCATTCATAACGCCTGAGAAACTAAAGGAAAAATCCACAAATTCTGCAAATTCTGTTGCTGTCTTGTCACCAGCAGTTTTTGGCAGTACAGTACAGACGACTCCATCAGCACCAAAAGGAAAACTTCCTATTTTGCCTTACTCAAGGATTAAAAATTCAGTGTTCTGTAAATCTAAGCAGAATACTAATGTTACAGATGTATCTGGTCCTTCACTAAGATCTGAATGTGAAAAGATACCAGCTTTGGCGAAAACCTTTCATGTTCCTACTAAAGCATATGATAAGCGATTAGCTGTATCATTTACACAAATCCCCAAACAAGCCATTCGAGAAAATACCTTCTCTCCATCCGGTAAAGTGGATGTCGACAGTCTTAAAAAATTGAACAGTGCAGCCTCTAAAAGAAGAGGCAGGAAAAGAAGAGCCCCAGATGATTTATTGGCTTTTCAGACCAAGCGAAGGAAATGTATCATGAATAAGttcagagaagggagagaaagggcAAAAGTTGATCTTCAGCCACCTGAAGACAAAAAAGCAGAGGCAGTGAAAAAATACCGTAGTATCAGACCAAAACCAGTGGTAGTTGTGCAGGCTTTTGCACCACTGACTTCTGCAGCAATAGTAGAGACACCGTCTACTGACCATTTAGaccaagatatttttttaaatagttcacTTCCCAATAAATATTTAAGTTACAAGCATAGTGATGCTACATCAGTGAAATCAAGTGATTTAAGTAGAAATGCATGTTCAGTGGTACCTAAGCCATTGCATAAATGTCATGTTTGTAACCATATCTTCCAATTTAAACACCATCTTCAGGACCATATGAACACACATACCAACAAACGGCCTTACAGTTGTCGAATTTGCCGGAAAGCATATATTCATTCTGGAAGCCTGAGCACGCATATGAAACTTCATCACAATGAAGGCAAACCCAAAAAGCTTGTGTGCTGTGAATTCTGTGCTAAAGTTTTTGGCCATGCAAAGGTGTATTTTGGCCACCTCAGAGAAGTTCATAGGGTTGTTATCAGCACAGAGCCCTCTACTAGTGAGCAACAGCTGCAAGATGCTTTAAAGAAGAGAGACACAAATataaaagaggcagaagaagCAACAGAGAG gGGAAATAAGTGCAATTTTGAGGACCTATTCCATAACCCAGGAGAAGTGAAATTACAGATCAAATGTGGTCGATGCCAGTTTATTGCACAGTCTTTTGGTGAAATGAAGTTTCACTTACTGTGCTCTCATGGAGAAGAGATCCAGGGAAGAGTAAAGGAAGGGGTTTTGCAGGGAAATAGAGGAGCTAAGGGGGAACTGATCAAACATGCAACCCACTTCTGGAAACAGCGCAATGAGAGAAGACATTTAGCAAAATGCAGTACCCATGAAGAGGAGTTTTATacttttccaaaactgaaaagaCAGATATACTTTCACCATCAAAATAATGTTGGTATGTTATCTAAAAGTGAACTGACTCAGTCAGGAAGCGGTGAAGCAGCCAAGGAGATGCAAAATGTAGGTTTTGGTACACCAagcaaaaaaatagaaatttggtCTAAAGTGGGATATAACTGCATTTTATGCAAACAGTTATTTGGAAGAAAAGAGGACCTTTGTAATCATTGGCAGGGTCATCATAACTGTGAAGACCCTTCCACTTTATGGACAATTTTTAGTTTGTTATCAAAACAAGGAATTATTGAACTTTCTAATAATGGTGAATATTGA
- the ZNF438 gene encoding zinc finger protein 438 isoform X1, with translation MQNPLTFSAGGVFLHANPAEKHCVQQSMLGQQKQETCAGKTVSTDKHKSPSDIIRSFQKKSQFRTIAPKMVPKILTSGVVSCLQSSLPEQNTPISASVSKPLVVPTQNYAVMQVAGHEGTFSLLALPYVAPALMQQVQQSNVAPSENLKLPIPRYQSVRKKLLSDKKPAQISVLDAHSKIPTKASISSQTSPVTALTEDCPETHSSSDSTEQAMLTDRDSAEITVATLVNKSNCVESGSPLVNKTEIANGNVSGRSVVKDSLSKPASTINPMKLSLRSVKTASETTRESFITPEKLKEKSTNSANSVAVLSPAVFGSTVQTTPSAPKGKLPILPYSRIKNSVFCKSKQNTNVTDVSGPSLRSECEKIPALAKTFHVPTKAYDKRLAVSFTQIPKQAIRENTFSPSGKVDVDSLKKLNSAASKRRGRKRRAPDDLLAFQTKRRKCIMNKFREGRERAKVDLQPPEDKKAEAVKKYRSIRPKPVVVVQAFAPLTSAAIVETPSTDHLDQDIFLNSSLPNKYLSYKHSDATSVKSSDLSRNACSVVPKPLHKCHVCNHIFQFKHHLQDHMNTHTNKRPYSCRICRKAYIHSGSLSTHMKLHHNEGKPKKLVCCEFCAKVFGHAKVYFGHLREVHRVVISTEPSTSEQQLQDALKKRDTNIKEAEEATERGNKCNFEDLFHNPGEVKLQIKCGRCQFIAQSFGEMKFHLLCSHGEEIQGRVKEGVLQGNRGAKGELIKHATHFWKQRNERRHLAKCSTHEEEFYTFPKLKRQIYFHHQNNVGMLSKSELTQSGSGEAAKEMQNVGFGTPSKKIEIWSKVGYNCILCKQLFGRKEDLCNHWQGHHNCEDPSTLWTIFSLLSKQGIIELSNNGEY, from the exons ATAAGCACAAATCCCCTTCGGATATAATACgaagttttcagaagaaaagtcagTTTAGGACCATTGCTCCAAAAATGGTACCAAAAATTTTAACATCTGGAGTGGTTTCTTGTCTTCAGTCATCTTTGCCTGAGCAAAATACACCGATTTCAGCCTCAGTTTCTAAACCTCTGGTGGTACCAACTCAAAACTATGCTGTCATGCAGGTCGCTGGTCATGAGGGGACTTTTTCTCTGTTGGCCTTGCCGTATGTTGCCCCTGCCCTAATGCAGCAAGTCCAGCAGTCAAATGTGGCCCCTTCTGAAAACCTAAAGCTGCCTATTCCTAGGTACcaatctgtaagaaaaaaactgCTAAGTGACAAAAAACCAGCACAAATCTCTGTTTTGGATGCACATAGCAAGATTCCTACCAAAGCATCCATCTCATCACAGACTTCCCCCGTGACTGCTTTAACTGAAGACTGTCCTGAAACTCATTCTAGTTCAGATTCAACTGAACAAGCGATGCTAACAGACCGTGACTCAGCTGAAATTACAGTTGCCACATTAGTAAATAAAAGCAATTGTGTGGAATCTGGATCTCCTTTAGTGAACAAAACCGAAATTGCTAACGGTAATGTTTCTGGACGATCCGTAGTTAAAGACTCTTTATCCAAGCCGGCAAGTACAATTAATCCCATGAAACTGAGTCTACGCTCTGTGAAGACAGCATCTGAAACCACAAGAGAGTCATTCATAACGCCTGAGAAACTAAAGGAAAAATCCACAAATTCTGCAAATTCTGTTGCTGTCTTGTCACCAGCAGTTTTTGGCAGTACAGTACAGACGACTCCATCAGCACCAAAAGGAAAACTTCCTATTTTGCCTTACTCAAGGATTAAAAATTCAGTGTTCTGTAAATCTAAGCAGAATACTAATGTTACAGATGTATCTGGTCCTTCACTAAGATCTGAATGTGAAAAGATACCAGCTTTGGCGAAAACCTTTCATGTTCCTACTAAAGCATATGATAAGCGATTAGCTGTATCATTTACACAAATCCCCAAACAAGCCATTCGAGAAAATACCTTCTCTCCATCCGGTAAAGTGGATGTCGACAGTCTTAAAAAATTGAACAGTGCAGCCTCTAAAAGAAGAGGCAGGAAAAGAAGAGCCCCAGATGATTTATTGGCTTTTCAGACCAAGCGAAGGAAATGTATCATGAATAAGttcagagaagggagagaaagggcAAAAGTTGATCTTCAGCCACCTGAAGACAAAAAAGCAGAGGCAGTGAAAAAATACCGTAGTATCAGACCAAAACCAGTGGTAGTTGTGCAGGCTTTTGCACCACTGACTTCTGCAGCAATAGTAGAGACACCGTCTACTGACCATTTAGaccaagatatttttttaaatagttcacTTCCCAATAAATATTTAAGTTACAAGCATAGTGATGCTACATCAGTGAAATCAAGTGATTTAAGTAGAAATGCATGTTCAGTGGTACCTAAGCCATTGCATAAATGTCATGTTTGTAACCATATCTTCCAATTTAAACACCATCTTCAGGACCATATGAACACACATACCAACAAACGGCCTTACAGTTGTCGAATTTGCCGGAAAGCATATATTCATTCTGGAAGCCTGAGCACGCATATGAAACTTCATCACAATGAAGGCAAACCCAAAAAGCTTGTGTGCTGTGAATTCTGTGCTAAAGTTTTTGGCCATGCAAAGGTGTATTTTGGCCACCTCAGAGAAGTTCATAGGGTTGTTATCAGCACAGAGCCCTCTACTAGTGAGCAACAGCTGCAAGATGCTTTAAAGAAGAGAGACACAAATataaaagaggcagaagaagCAACAGAGAG gGGAAATAAGTGCAATTTTGAGGACCTATTCCATAACCCAGGAGAAGTGAAATTACAGATCAAATGTGGTCGATGCCAGTTTATTGCACAGTCTTTTGGTGAAATGAAGTTTCACTTACTGTGCTCTCATGGAGAAGAGATCCAGGGAAGAGTAAAGGAAGGGGTTTTGCAGGGAAATAGAGGAGCTAAGGGGGAACTGATCAAACATGCAACCCACTTCTGGAAACAGCGCAATGAGAGAAGACATTTAGCAAAATGCAGTACCCATGAAGAGGAGTTTTATacttttccaaaactgaaaagaCAGATATACTTTCACCATCAAAATAATGTTGGTATGTTATCTAAAAGTGAACTGACTCAGTCAGGAAGCGGTGAAGCAGCCAAGGAGATGCAAAATGTAGGTTTTGGTACACCAagcaaaaaaatagaaatttggtCTAAAGTGGGATATAACTGCATTTTATGCAAACAGTTATTTGGAAGAAAAGAGGACCTTTGTAATCATTGGCAGGGTCATCATAACTGTGAAGACCCTTCCACTTTATGGACAATTTTTAGTTTGTTATCAAAACAAGGAATTATTGAACTTTCTAATAATGGTGAATATTGA